A window of Thermodesulfobium sp. 4217-1 contains these coding sequences:
- a CDS encoding TolC family protein: MKLILAILFLFLAYHKACANEIVTLEDYIAKNNQYITAQNDYDKAKINLEIQKKELKKASEPEIRYHSGYDPAKGYVTSGLSVSGNITDIFLNTSTYKEKVKLAQIEVKQREANLKDVRKKLAIEYSAKIAEIKRLRNLIENLNAQLKLKGAQAKIIRERYDAGLITRDEVERVSTELLDIKSRLGETVDELKIKEMEMIL; the protein is encoded by the coding sequence ATGAAGTTAATCTTAGCTATATTGTTTTTATTTTTAGCCTACCATAAAGCCTGCGCAAATGAGATTGTGACGCTTGAGGACTATATAGCCAAGAACAATCAATACATCACAGCTCAGAACGACTACGATAAGGCCAAGATAAACCTTGAGATCCAAAAGAAAGAGTTGAAAAAAGCATCAGAGCCAGAGATACGCTATCACTCTGGATATGACCCAGCGAAAGGCTATGTTACATCAGGCTTATCGGTATCAGGCAATATAACTGACATATTTTTAAATACCTCTACATACAAAGAAAAAGTGAAGCTTGCACAAATAGAGGTAAAGCAAAGAGAGGCTAATCTGAAAGACGTAAGAAAGAAATTGGCCATTGAGTATAGCGCCAAGATAGCAGAAATAAAGAGGCTAAGAAACTTAATTGAAAATCTAAACGCACAACTAAAGCTAAAAGGGGCACAGGCGAAAATTATACGCGAAAGATATGACGCAGGGCTTATCACAAGAGATGAAGTAGAAAGAGTTAGCACAGAACTACTTGATATAAAAAGCAGGCTTGGAGAGACAGTTGATGAGTTGAAAATAAAAGAAATGGAGATGATTTTATGA
- a CDS encoding type II toxin-antitoxin system YafQ family toxin, producing MLEVSDIKLSKTRNFKKHYLQRVNLDCDKIFVYVVDKLLKNQPLEKKFKDHALVGNFSNLKECHLKPDLLLIYQLLDDELRLIDIGSHS from the coding sequence ATATTAGAGGTTAGCGATATTAAACTTTCAAAAACCAGAAACTTTAAAAAACACTATTTGCAAAGAGTTAATTTAGATTGCGACAAAATATTTGTATATGTTGTAGATAAGTTACTAAAAAATCAGCCTTTAGAGAAAAAATTCAAAGACCATGCTTTAGTTGGCAATTTTTCAAACTTAAAAGAATGTCATTTAAAGCCGGATTTATTGCTAATATACCAATTATTAGATGATGAGTTACGATTGATTGATATTGGGTCTCATTCGTAA
- a CDS encoding type II toxin-antitoxin system HicB family antitoxin — protein sequence MNHYKVILESQEEGGYTAVVPALPGCISEGETFKEVLQNTKEAQELYLESPTEDKLPIPEDKSIVEEVIV from the coding sequence GTGAACCATTATAAAGTCATATTGGAATCTCAAGAAGAGGGTGGGTATACTGCAGTCGTTCCAGCTCTTCCTGGATGCATTTCTGAGGGCGAGACTTTTAAAGAAGTGCTTCAGAATACAAAGGAAGCGCAAGAGCTTTATCTTGAAAGTCCTACAGAAGATAAGCTCCCAATTCCTGAAGATAAAAGTATAGTAGAGGAAGTGATTGTCTGA
- a CDS encoding DUF3226 domain-containing protein, whose protein sequence is MSKSLLIVESVNDQYFIEGLIEYLKLNVKVGSPICNIDDYECLGGLGNLSSRLKDLKKEIGSKGLKRVGILIDADRDGIENRINLINGAMKEICSDVSFTRINELKHSQELDVDFICYIINVNGYGELETLLKTIKSEDSTFADCLESWRECVKNFRKEIKDKEFNKFWIQIYFRYDCCTEEEKKRAGKNCNNENSLKKKIWNFEDSALDGLKEFLKLLA, encoded by the coding sequence GTGAGTAAAAGTCTTCTTATTGTAGAAAGTGTCAACGATCAGTATTTTATTGAAGGGCTGATTGAATATTTAAAACTTAATGTAAAAGTAGGATCTCCAATATGTAATATTGATGATTACGAGTGTCTGGGTGGTTTAGGTAATCTTTCCAGCCGATTAAAAGATTTAAAAAAGGAGATCGGGTCTAAAGGGCTGAAAAGGGTTGGTATACTTATAGATGCTGATAGGGATGGAATTGAAAATCGCATTAATCTTATTAATGGTGCAATGAAGGAAATATGTTCTGATGTTTCTTTTACCCGGATAAATGAGCTTAAACATAGCCAAGAACTTGATGTCGATTTTATTTGTTATATTATCAATGTTAATGGTTACGGTGAGCTTGAGACGCTTCTAAAAACAATTAAATCTGAAGATTCAACTTTTGCAGATTGTTTAGAATCCTGGCGGGAATGTGTTAAAAATTTTAGAAAAGAGATTAAAGATAAAGAGTTTAATAAGTTTTGGATTCAGATTTATTTTCGTTACGATTGCTGTACTGAGGAAGAAAAGAAACGAGCAGGTAAAAATTGTAATAATGAAAATTCACTAAAAAAGAAGATCTGGAACTTTGAAGATTCTGCATTAGACGGTTTAAAGGAATTTTTAAAATTGCTCGCATAG
- a CDS encoding AAA family ATPase, producing the protein MIENIEFENFKCFERLSVEKLQRVNLIGGKNNIGKTAFLEGIELLAKPRSGFGMRIVTSEILRRRQLKPGFMPQTQSYKEFEFDLFNSSGKEIIIKDDTSEIKIKFIPAGEMIESQSIQSLSNSFSPTGYQILQTFPTNQPKIAPALFVQFSYNNETLATPVQDIINPVVIIRDIRHTSTNVNFISSCSTDETLLTEFYGKVNELDKEEEIDRLINEFDENILKVKAISGRDGTTFKLKLKNNDSLISLSSFGEGINRYIAILCAIWASQDGYLLIDEFENGIHYTNYQRLWKIIFETSKKANCQIFATTHSKECIEAFNEANQENEGVYLELYRDQKKNIISVMKRDYNQLRYSLTHEAKIRGE; encoded by the coding sequence ATGATTGAGAATATCGAATTTGAAAATTTTAAGTGTTTTGAAAGACTTAGCGTAGAAAAGTTACAAAGAGTTAATCTTATTGGCGGCAAAAATAATATTGGAAAGACTGCTTTTTTAGAAGGGATTGAGCTTTTGGCTAAGCCAAGGTCTGGTTTTGGTATGCGTATTGTTACATCTGAAATCCTTCGAAGAAGGCAGCTAAAACCAGGTTTTATGCCACAAACACAATCTTATAAAGAATTTGAGTTTGATTTATTTAATAGTTCAGGTAAAGAAATTATTATTAAAGATGATACATCTGAAATTAAGATAAAATTTATCCCTGCTGGTGAAATGATAGAATCTCAAAGCATTCAATCTCTTTCCAATTCTTTTAGTCCGACTGGTTATCAAATTTTACAAACATTTCCTACAAATCAACCAAAAATAGCTCCAGCTCTATTTGTACAGTTTTCATATAATAATGAAACTCTTGCTACTCCAGTGCAAGATATTATTAATCCAGTTGTTATTATTCGGGATATTAGGCATACTTCAACTAATGTTAATTTTATTTCATCGTGTTCGACTGATGAAACGCTGTTAACAGAATTTTATGGGAAAGTAAACGAACTAGACAAAGAAGAAGAAATCGATCGCCTTATAAACGAATTTGATGAAAATATCTTGAAAGTAAAAGCCATTTCTGGTAGAGATGGTACTACTTTCAAGTTAAAGCTTAAAAATAATGACTCTTTAATTTCTCTTTCATCATTTGGTGAGGGTATCAATCGATATATTGCGATTCTTTGCGCAATATGGGCAAGCCAGGATGGATATCTTCTCATAGATGAGTTTGAAAATGGCATTCATTATACCAATTATCAAAGATTATGGAAAATCATATTTGAAACATCTAAGAAAGCAAATTGTCAGATTTTCGCTACCACTCATTCAAAAGAGTGTATCGAAGCTTTTAACGAAGCAAATCAAGAAAATGAAGGGGTTTATCTGGAACTTTATCGAGATCAGAAGAAAAATATTATTTCTGTTATGAAACGCGATTATAATCAGCTTAGATATTCTTTAACTCACGAGGCTAAAATCCGCGGTGAGTAA
- a CDS encoding EamA family transporter, with amino-acid sequence MTYIFAILCVIGIAIGQILFKTSASALSQSGSFFAIKPLTYLISALILYAITTVAWVWVLQKVELGRVYPLMALAFVLVPVGSYFFLGERFNYQYFFGVVLIMLGIILTVRS; translated from the coding sequence ATTACATATATATTTGCAATTTTGTGCGTTATTGGCATTGCAATAGGCCAAATTTTATTTAAAACAAGCGCTAGTGCACTATCACAAAGTGGTTCTTTTTTTGCAATAAAACCATTGACATATCTTATAAGTGCTTTGATTTTGTATGCTATAACTACTGTTGCGTGGGTCTGGGTATTACAAAAAGTTGAGCTAGGTCGTGTGTATCCCTTAATGGCTTTGGCATTTGTGCTTGTACCAGTGGGAAGTTATTTCTTTTTAGGCGAAAGGTTTAACTATCAATATTTTTTTGGAGTTGTTTTAATTATGCTTGGGATTATTTTGACAGTAAGATCTTAG